A window from Pseudonocardia cypriaca encodes these proteins:
- a CDS encoding DUF3017 domain-containing protein, translated as MTGLRSRLPVHAPMTFVLLIAGAGMVRTLTQHWREGAVLLGGALIVAAVLRVLLPTDRVGLLAIRSRPIDVLAYGGLGTVIAVLAMTITASLLNGG; from the coding sequence GTGACCGGCCTCCGCTCCCGCCTGCCGGTGCACGCGCCGATGACGTTCGTGCTGCTGATCGCGGGTGCGGGCATGGTCAGGACGCTCACCCAGCACTGGCGCGAGGGGGCGGTGCTGCTCGGCGGTGCCCTGATCGTGGCCGCTGTGCTGCGGGTGCTGCTGCCGACGGACCGGGTCGGGCTGCTCGCGATCCGCAGCCGTCCGATCGACGTGCTCGCCTACGGCGGGCTGGGCACCGTGATCGCCGTGCTGGCCATGACGATCACCGCCAGCCTGCTGAACGGCGGGTGA